One stretch of Candidatus Rokuibacteriota bacterium DNA includes these proteins:
- a CDS encoding cyclic nucleotide-binding domain-containing protein, protein MSAEQQVELIIDGKAAIVPTRTTIYDAARGLGIDIPTLCHAPHMNPVGVCRVCSVEVQGARVLAASCIRQVENGMIVLTDTERARRARRTLLEILLADHPAPCARQQATGDCELELLAAREGLREPRFSRYRSPRGADASSLIISVDHTACILCDRCIRGCADIKHNFVIGRTGKGYAAGIAFDADLPMGQSSCVSCGECMVSCPTGALTNKKVLDVELPQGEEMEPDQLLAFPIFQGVSGTFLDLNRGAVLRRKFQPGEIICREGEFGSTAFYILRGKVDVFISAPMAHVKSGGRRSKGGVSNFFQRLTSLVGSRDDPRDQPPRRWIPIDAPVDLEYDNPVAHLQAGDLFGEMTCMSFYPRSATVRAAEETELLEMLRNVLHMLQKSKHFRAQLDRAYRERALDTHLRSVPIFAGLTDEFLARLRDQVELLRFDPGQVIFRQGDPAISFYLIRTGFVKVTQAFPGGELVVSYLGRGYYFGEIGLLGEGVRTATCSALDHVEVVRIRAEDFHAMLERFPDIRRSLTEIARARLDADAKRLETVTTVQLDDFLNKGLMEAQSLLLIDLERCTRCDLCVRACAAAHDGITRLLRDGLRFDKYLVATSCYSCRDPLCMVGCPVGSIRRRDSLEIMIEDWCIGCGLCAQQCPYGNINLHAFSVEVDDPERPGRRKAVVKEKATTCDLSREYAEPACVNACPHEAALRVEPVKFFAEKLGPGAR, encoded by the coding sequence ATGAGCGCGGAGCAGCAGGTCGAGCTTATCATCGACGGCAAGGCGGCGATCGTGCCCACGCGCACGACGATCTATGATGCCGCCCGAGGGCTCGGGATCGACATCCCCACCCTCTGTCACGCCCCGCACATGAACCCGGTGGGGGTCTGCCGCGTGTGCTCCGTCGAGGTGCAGGGCGCCCGGGTGCTCGCCGCTTCCTGCATCCGCCAGGTCGAGAACGGGATGATCGTGCTGACCGACACGGAGCGGGCCCGGCGGGCGCGCCGCACGCTCCTGGAGATCCTCCTCGCGGACCACCCGGCGCCGTGCGCGCGGCAGCAGGCCACCGGAGACTGTGAGCTGGAACTCCTGGCCGCCCGGGAAGGCCTGCGCGAGCCCCGGTTCTCCCGGTACCGCTCCCCACGGGGCGCCGACGCCTCGTCGCTCATCATCAGCGTCGATCACACCGCGTGTATCCTGTGCGACCGGTGCATCCGCGGCTGCGCGGACATCAAGCACAACTTCGTCATCGGGCGCACGGGCAAGGGCTATGCCGCCGGCATCGCTTTCGACGCCGACCTGCCGATGGGGCAGTCCTCGTGCGTGTCGTGCGGCGAGTGCATGGTCTCCTGCCCCACCGGCGCGCTCACCAACAAGAAGGTCCTGGACGTGGAGCTGCCCCAGGGCGAGGAGATGGAACCGGACCAGCTCCTGGCGTTCCCGATCTTCCAGGGGGTGTCGGGGACGTTCCTCGATCTGAACCGGGGCGCCGTCCTCCGCCGGAAGTTCCAGCCCGGCGAGATCATCTGTCGCGAAGGCGAGTTCGGCTCCACGGCCTTCTACATCCTCCGGGGCAAGGTGGACGTCTTCATCTCCGCGCCGATGGCCCACGTCAAGAGCGGGGGCCGGCGATCGAAGGGCGGCGTGTCGAACTTCTTCCAGCGCCTCACGAGCCTCGTCGGGAGCCGGGACGACCCCCGGGACCAGCCCCCGCGTCGCTGGATCCCGATCGACGCGCCCGTGGACCTCGAGTACGACAACCCGGTGGCCCACCTTCAGGCGGGCGACCTCTTCGGCGAGATGACCTGCATGAGCTTCTACCCGCGCTCGGCAACGGTCCGGGCCGCCGAGGAGACCGAGCTGCTGGAAATGCTGCGGAACGTCCTGCACATGCTCCAGAAGAGCAAGCACTTCCGGGCGCAGCTCGATCGGGCATACCGCGAGCGGGCGCTGGACACGCATCTCCGCAGCGTGCCCATCTTCGCTGGCCTGACCGACGAGTTCCTCGCGCGCCTGCGCGACCAAGTCGAGCTGCTCCGCTTCGACCCCGGCCAGGTGATCTTCCGCCAGGGCGACCCTGCGATCAGCTTCTACCTGATCCGCACCGGGTTTGTGAAGGTCACCCAGGCCTTCCCCGGCGGCGAGCTAGTCGTGTCGTACCTGGGACGCGGCTACTACTTCGGCGAGATAGGCCTGCTCGGCGAAGGCGTCCGCACCGCGACGTGTAGCGCCCTGGACCACGTCGAGGTGGTCCGCATTCGCGCCGAGGACTTCCACGCGATGCTCGAGCGGTTCCCGGACATTCGGCGGAGCCTCACCGAAATTGCCCGGGCCCGCCTCGACGCCGACGCGAAGCGGCTCGAGACGGTCACCACCGTTCAGCTCGACGACTTCCTCAACAAGGGGCTCATGGAGGCGCAGAGCCTCCTCCTGATCGACCTCGAGCGCTGCACGCGGTGCGACCTGTGCGTGCGGGCCTGCGCCGCAGCGCACGACGGGATCACGCGGCTCCTCCGCGACGGCCTGCGCTTCGACAAGTACCTCGTCGCGACCTCCTGCTACTCCTGCCGCGATCCGCTCTGCATGGTGGGCTGCCCGGTGGGCTCGATCCGCCGGCGCGACTCCCTGGAGATCATGATCGAGGACTGGTGCATCGGCTGCGGCTTGTGCGCCCAGCAGTGCCCCTACGGCAACATCAACCTCCACGCGTTCAGCGTGGAGGTTGACGACCCCGAGCGACCGGGCCGCAGGAAGGCCGTGGTCAAGGAGAAGGCCACTACCTGCGACCTGAGCCGGGAGTACGCCGAGCCCGCCTGCGTGAACGCCTGCCCCCACGAGGCGGCGCTGCGGGTGGAGCCGGTGAAGTTCTTCGCTGAGAAGCTGGGACCGGGAGCTCGGTGA
- a CDS encoding NAD(P)H-dependent oxidoreductase subunit E — protein MPSSPEVPGARPVIIEELRAIQDTHGYLPAAELRALAERTQTPLYHLQGLASFYPHFRLAPPPAIDLRVCADLSCHLNGADDLRSAVEARVARLGPSGVAIREVSCLGQCDCAPAASVNDAIVARLTSASLYSHVEAAAAGRRFPHPEVQRPEAPLRIDPYAGGQRYEALRKLLASRDAAGTLAALKESGLRGLGGAGFPTGLKWEIVRNAPGDAKYVVCNADESEPGTIKDRFIMEHIPHLVIEGMVLAGVVTGARTGIIYIRHEYEAQRVILEQELEQCQRAGLVGRDLLGSGVSFDLSIFVSPGGYICGEESALLEALEDRRAEPRNKPPFPGTHGLYNKPTVINNVETFAFVPPILLKGVEWFKAEGRSGAPGLKFVGVSGHVARPGVYEIPMGTPTRELIFDRAGGVSGGRRLKAFAPSGPSSGFLPPAMLDVPLDFKSLADAGSMLGSGAIVVCAEGTCMLDMALNAVRFFKNESCGKCVPCRVGSAKMVDILTDISRGRGRREDLDLIGELSEALALTSICGLGQVAPNPIGSVLTHFRDEVEEHLARRRCPSGVCAMA, from the coding sequence ATACCATCGAGTCCTGAGGTGCCAGGGGCGCGGCCAGTGATCATCGAGGAGCTTCGGGCGATCCAAGACACCCATGGCTATCTGCCCGCAGCCGAGCTGCGGGCTCTGGCCGAGCGAACCCAGACCCCGCTCTATCACCTCCAGGGATTGGCCAGCTTTTACCCCCACTTCCGGCTTGCCCCGCCGCCCGCCATCGACCTCCGCGTGTGCGCCGACCTCTCCTGCCACCTCAACGGCGCCGACGATCTCCGGAGCGCCGTGGAAGCCCGCGTCGCCCGGCTCGGCCCTAGCGGCGTGGCGATCCGGGAGGTCTCGTGCCTGGGCCAGTGCGACTGCGCCCCGGCCGCGTCCGTCAACGACGCCATCGTCGCGCGGCTCACCTCCGCCTCCCTCTACTCGCACGTCGAGGCCGCCGCCGCAGGACGGCGCTTTCCGCACCCTGAGGTGCAACGGCCGGAGGCTCCGCTGCGGATCGATCCGTACGCGGGAGGCCAGCGCTATGAGGCGCTGCGAAAGCTACTCGCGAGCCGCGACGCCGCCGGGACCCTCGCCGCGCTGAAGGAGAGCGGCCTGCGCGGGCTGGGCGGGGCAGGGTTTCCGACCGGTCTCAAGTGGGAGATCGTCCGGAACGCGCCGGGGGACGCGAAGTACGTCGTGTGCAACGCCGACGAGAGCGAGCCGGGCACGATCAAGGATCGGTTCATCATGGAGCATATCCCCCACCTTGTCATCGAAGGGATGGTCCTCGCCGGCGTCGTGACGGGGGCGCGGACGGGCATCATCTACATCCGCCACGAGTACGAGGCCCAGCGGGTGATCCTGGAGCAGGAGCTCGAGCAGTGCCAGCGCGCGGGGCTCGTCGGCCGGGACCTCCTGGGCTCCGGCGTGAGCTTCGACCTCTCGATCTTCGTGAGCCCCGGCGGCTACATCTGCGGGGAGGAGTCGGCGCTCCTCGAGGCCCTGGAGGACCGGCGCGCCGAGCCCCGCAACAAGCCGCCGTTCCCGGGCACTCACGGGCTCTACAACAAGCCGACGGTCATCAACAACGTCGAGACCTTCGCCTTCGTCCCGCCGATCCTCCTGAAGGGCGTGGAGTGGTTCAAGGCGGAGGGCCGGTCCGGGGCTCCCGGCCTCAAGTTCGTCGGCGTGAGCGGCCACGTCGCCCGCCCCGGCGTCTACGAGATCCCGATGGGCACCCCGACCCGCGAGCTCATCTTCGATCGCGCCGGGGGCGTCTCGGGCGGCCGCCGCCTCAAGGCCTTCGCACCCTCCGGGCCGTCGTCCGGGTTCCTCCCGCCTGCCATGCTCGACGTCCCGCTCGATTTCAAGTCGCTCGCCGACGCGGGCTCCATGCTGGGCTCGGGAGCGATCGTCGTCTGCGCCGAGGGAACGTGCATGCTGGACATGGCGCTGAACGCCGTGCGCTTCTTCAAGAACGAGTCGTGCGGCAAGTGCGTGCCGTGCCGGGTCGGTTCCGCCAAGATGGTGGACATCCTGACCGACATCAGCCGGGGGCGTGGCCGGCGCGAGGACCTGGACTTGATCGGCGAGCTGTCCGAGGCGCTCGCCCTCACGTCGATCTGCGGCCTCGGCCAGGTGGCGCCCAACCCGATCGGCTCGGTCCTCACCCACTTCCGGGACGAGGTCGAGGAGCACCTCGCCCGGAGGCGTTGCCCTTCGGGCGTCTGCGCCATGGCCTGA
- a CDS encoding thioredoxin domain-containing protein translates to MSGTPHARRWLALAAAVAAVLAVAGAWAGPPRGQGETRVLAEVDGDAITADAVDKALGDRLYRLKQEIYQLQRQTLDKLIEDKLLEREAARRGIPVQRLLETEVKARVRVTDQELDAFYRERKHSVQAPEAAAREAFRRYLEQAKEAELTRRLVEELRTRVRVRVHLEPPTPIASDYLVVPGAAARGPKHAPVTIVEFSDFQCPFCARAQVVLQQVLEAYPKEVRRVYRHFPLERNPHARLAAEAAECAGEQGRFWDYHARVFASAPQLGPEKLGSLAEELRLDVRAFRACLDGGKTAARVAEDLADAKEAGVTGTPTFFINGRLLEGAQPFASFKRVIDQELALRAWPSSGAR, encoded by the coding sequence ATGAGCGGCACACCCCACGCTCGACGGTGGCTCGCGCTGGCTGCAGCCGTGGCCGCGGTCCTGGCGGTCGCCGGCGCGTGGGCAGGCCCGCCGCGAGGCCAGGGGGAGACTCGCGTGCTCGCCGAGGTGGACGGGGACGCCATCACCGCCGACGCCGTCGATAAAGCGCTCGGCGACCGGCTGTATCGACTGAAGCAGGAGATCTACCAGCTCCAGCGCCAGACGCTGGACAAGCTCATCGAAGACAAGCTCCTCGAGCGGGAGGCCGCGCGGCGCGGCATCCCGGTCCAGCGGCTGCTCGAGACCGAAGTCAAGGCGAGAGTCCGCGTGACGGATCAGGAGCTGGACGCCTTCTATCGGGAGCGCAAGCACTCGGTCCAGGCGCCGGAGGCGGCGGCCAGGGAAGCGTTCAGGCGCTATCTGGAGCAAGCGAAGGAGGCCGAGCTGACGCGGCGACTCGTGGAGGAGCTGAGAACCAGGGTTCGCGTCCGCGTGCACCTGGAGCCTCCGACCCCGATCGCGTCAGACTATCTGGTCGTCCCCGGGGCCGCCGCCAGGGGGCCGAAGCACGCGCCGGTGACGATCGTCGAGTTCTCGGACTTCCAGTGCCCGTTCTGCGCCAGAGCGCAGGTCGTCCTGCAACAGGTGCTCGAGGCGTACCCGAAGGAAGTCAGGCGCGTCTACCGCCATTTCCCCCTCGAGCGGAATCCCCACGCGAGGCTCGCCGCCGAGGCGGCGGAGTGCGCCGGCGAGCAGGGAAGGTTCTGGGACTACCACGCGCGGGTCTTCGCCAGCGCGCCCCAGCTCGGCCCGGAAAAGCTCGGGTCCCTGGCGGAGGAGCTGCGCCTGGACGTGCGGGCTTTCAGGGCGTGTCTCGACGGTGGGAAGACGGCGGCGCGAGTGGCCGAGGACCTCGCCGACGCGAAAGAGGCCGGCGTCACGGGGACGCCGACCTTCTTCATCAACGGCCGGCTGCTGGAGGGCGCTCAGCCCTTCGCCAGCTTCAAGCGGGTCATCGACCAGGAGCTGGCGCTCCGGGCCTGGCCCAGCAGCGGTGCCCGGTGA
- a CDS encoding cytochrome c, whose amino-acid sequence MRSGWGKLIGGAFALASILAVSAYPAVAQEVSALYKQHCVKCHGPEGKGDGEQLKKVKGKAVDWTNKEEMGKLTDEYLLDIILKGGGGVGKSKIMPSYKAKLKEEEAKALAAFVRSVAK is encoded by the coding sequence ATGCGGAGTGGGTGGGGGAAGCTCATCGGTGGCGCATTCGCCCTCGCTTCGATCCTAGCCGTTAGCGCGTATCCTGCCGTGGCCCAGGAGGTCAGCGCGCTCTACAAACAACACTGCGTGAAATGCCACGGACCGGAGGGTAAGGGAGACGGCGAGCAGCTCAAAAAAGTCAAGGGCAAGGCCGTGGACTGGACCAACAAGGAGGAGATGGGCAAGCTGACCGACGAGTACCTCCTGGACATCATCTTGAAGGGGGGGGGAGGGGTCGGGAAGTCGAAGATCATGCCCTCCTACAAGGCAAAACTCAAGGAGGAAGAAGCCAAAGCGCTTGCCGCCTTCGTGCGCTCGGTCGCCAAGTGA
- a CDS encoding FAD-dependent oxidoreductase produces MAGRRPTRILILGGGFGGWYAAMALQKRLAPDPGVEITLVNQDNYFGFRPMLPEVISGSIGIFDSIIRLRRLCPRVTLYAREVEEVDLHRRLVITSRGVSHRAAALEYDHHQRGGRGRRRTPRGARGRSRQAGSRAVVWRAGPHQPDAAERHGAEPDPPRCADAGSGRVQRFVQPYPAASSVVSAPGSGAQPGVHLAALLREGTYGRLQ; encoded by the coding sequence ATGGCCGGACGACGACCCACGCGCATCCTCATCCTCGGTGGCGGCTTTGGGGGCTGGTACGCCGCGATGGCGCTGCAGAAGCGCTTGGCGCCGGACCCCGGCGTCGAGATCACGCTCGTCAACCAGGACAACTACTTCGGCTTCCGGCCGATGCTCCCGGAGGTGATCTCGGGCAGCATCGGGATCTTCGATTCGATCATCCGCCTCCGGCGCCTGTGCCCTCGCGTGACCCTCTACGCCCGGGAAGTTGAGGAGGTCGACCTCCACCGGCGGCTGGTGATCACCTCCCGCGGAGTGAGTCACCGGGCCGCCGCGCTCGAGTATGACCATCATCAAAGGGGAGGTCGAGGTCGCCGGCGAACGCCCCGGGGAGCCAGAGGCCGTAGTCGCCAAGCCGGGTCCCGGGCAGTGGTTTGGAGAGCTGGCCCTCATCAGCCGGACGCCGCGGAGCGCCACGGTGCGGAGCCTGACCCCCCTCGATGTGCTGACGCTGGATCAGGAAGGGTTCAGCGCTTTGTTCAACCATATCCCGCGGCTTCGTCAGTTGTTTCGGCACCGGGCTCCGGAGCGCAGCCAGGTGTCCACCTGGCCGCGCTCTTACGGGAGGGAACGTATGGTCGGCTCCAGTAA
- a CDS encoding NapC/NirT family cytochrome c encodes MVGSSKPRSVRRAGPLLLQVQPASLFVAKEIKSYEEWSREITIAVSVLILILLVATLVSQRRRLLEPTAKWIFLLGVVVLPGFAALTGIFTVFKMGERAEFCGSCHPVMDPYINDLLDPKSETLAAVHNTRRLIPEGQCYACHVTYGMNGTFKAKLNGLSHVWKFYTKSWKLPIKLYEEYSNVNCTHCHAGGKKFEEADVHVGLADDLKSGKESCVSCHTPAHPPQVVKKASTEAAR; translated from the coding sequence ATGGTCGGCTCCAGTAAGCCCCGCTCGGTCCGTCGCGCGGGTCCGCTGCTCCTGCAGGTCCAGCCGGCTTCGCTGTTCGTCGCCAAAGAGATCAAAAGCTACGAGGAGTGGAGCCGGGAGATCACGATCGCGGTCAGCGTCCTGATCCTGATCCTTCTGGTCGCGACCCTTGTCTCCCAGCGGCGGCGCCTGCTCGAACCGACCGCCAAGTGGATCTTTCTGCTCGGCGTCGTCGTGCTCCCCGGGTTCGCTGCGCTCACGGGGATCTTCACGGTCTTCAAGATGGGGGAGCGGGCCGAATTCTGCGGCTCTTGCCATCCGGTCATGGACCCGTACATCAACGACCTGCTCGATCCCAAGAGCGAGACGCTGGCCGCCGTGCATAACACCCGCCGGCTCATTCCGGAAGGCCAGTGTTACGCGTGCCATGTCACGTATGGGATGAACGGGACGTTCAAAGCGAAGCTGAACGGGTTGAGCCACGTGTGGAAGTTCTACACCAAGAGCTGGAAGCTCCCCATCAAGTTGTACGAGGAGTATTCCAACGTCAACTGCACCCACTGCCACGCTGGCGGGAAGAAGTTCGAGGAGGCAGACGTCCACGTGGGCCTGGCCGACGACCTCAAGTCGGGGAAGGAATCCTGCGTCAGCTGTCACACGCCGGCGCACCCTCCCCAGGTCGTCAAGAAGGCCAGCACGGAGGCCGCGCGATGA
- a CDS encoding cyclic nucleotide-binding domain-containing protein — translation MRRLVAALQAFNEETKRTVLLVAVALAGLYALVTIGSMAKVTALTMLLFMSAQTLLLAAAVCYVAVIIMTRESISQQHFEPGQVIFRQGDPGDDVYVVISGEVEVIRESPGAGEHVEARLGPGDFFGEMALIRTAPRMATVRAQTPLDVMVMRRGAFLSLFTHLPALRQTFQQVVQQRMASAAGTKR, via the coding sequence ATGAGGCGGCTGGTCGCGGCGCTCCAGGCCTTCAACGAAGAGACGAAGCGGACGGTCTTGCTCGTCGCAGTAGCCCTGGCCGGCCTCTACGCCCTGGTCACGATCGGCTCGATGGCGAAGGTGACCGCGCTCACCATGCTCCTCTTCATGAGCGCCCAAACGCTGCTCCTGGCCGCCGCGGTGTGCTACGTCGCGGTCATCATCATGACGCGCGAGAGCATCTCGCAGCAGCACTTCGAGCCGGGCCAGGTTATCTTCCGGCAGGGCGATCCGGGGGACGACGTCTATGTGGTCATCAGCGGTGAGGTGGAGGTGATCCGGGAAAGTCCGGGAGCCGGGGAACACGTCGAGGCCCGGCTCGGACCCGGGGATTTCTTTGGCGAGATGGCCCTCATCCGAACCGCCCCCCGGATGGCCACGGTCCGGGCCCAGACACCCCTGGACGTCATGGTAATGCGCCGGGGCGCGTTCCTGTCGCTGTTCACGCACCTGCCCGCGCTGCGGCAGACGTTCCAGCAGGTCGTCCAACAGCGCATGGCCAGCGCCGCCGGAACAAAGCGCTAA
- a CDS encoding glycoside hydrolase family 15 protein — translation MPRDLPIGNGSLLVNFDSAYCLRDLYFPYVGRYNHTVGHPCRVGLWIAGRFRWLHDPAWKRRMEYEPETLVTDVELQDRELGVSVHCHDAVHPRHMLVLRAFEVTNHWGVEREARLLFCQDLHIAENADGDTAYYEPVNDFVIHYKGPRYFLVNGRGDDGKGIFQYATGTKEYGGLEGTWRDAEDGELGMNPIAQGSVDSAISLRQIIPPHGSVRFRFWIALDRGYFEVKALNMLVQKEPGFDRLLNETRAHWREWRRERDADFCDLPTGLVDLYRRSLLIIRTQIDTGGAIIAANDGDSSMFNRDTYSYMWPRDGALVAHALDLAGYPELTEKFFKFCATLMPKPTYYPEGYLLHKFNPDGSLGSSWHPWVRDGKPKLPIQEDETALVLWALWHHYEMSGNRAFVRSLFERLIRPASRFMLQYRHAPTGLPLESYDLWEERYGVFTFTTAAVCAGLEAGAKFARLFKDAALEKRCREGYEGMQAAALEHLYRSDLGRFARMLNLTNDGFSVDPTIDSSLYAPFAFGVLPPDAPEMVNTMRAIEQRLWVQTPIGGVARYENDYYYRRSDDIERVPGNPWFICALWLAQWWIAIAKSRDDLRRPREILEWVAEHALPSGVLAEQLHPYTGEPLSVSPLTWSHAEYVKTVRLYCQKFEELGTPAGKRPRRVPARRKRTP, via the coding sequence ATGCCGCGGGATCTCCCGATCGGGAACGGCAGCCTGCTGGTCAACTTCGACAGCGCGTACTGCCTGCGCGACCTGTACTTCCCCTACGTCGGTCGCTACAACCACACCGTCGGCCATCCCTGCCGCGTCGGCCTGTGGATCGCCGGACGCTTCCGGTGGCTGCACGATCCGGCGTGGAAGCGGCGGATGGAGTACGAGCCGGAGACCCTCGTCACGGACGTCGAGCTCCAGGACCGGGAGCTGGGCGTCTCGGTCCACTGCCACGACGCGGTCCACCCCAGGCACATGCTCGTGCTGCGCGCCTTCGAGGTCACAAACCATTGGGGCGTGGAGCGCGAGGCCCGGCTCCTCTTCTGCCAGGACCTCCATATCGCCGAGAACGCCGACGGCGACACGGCCTACTACGAGCCGGTGAACGACTTCGTCATCCACTACAAGGGTCCCAGGTATTTTCTCGTCAACGGCCGGGGCGACGACGGGAAAGGCATCTTTCAGTACGCCACGGGCACCAAGGAGTACGGCGGCCTCGAAGGGACCTGGCGGGATGCCGAGGACGGCGAGCTCGGCATGAACCCGATCGCCCAGGGGTCCGTGGACTCCGCCATCAGCCTCCGCCAGATCATCCCGCCCCACGGCAGCGTGCGGTTTCGCTTCTGGATCGCGCTCGACCGCGGCTACTTCGAGGTCAAAGCCCTGAACATGCTCGTCCAGAAGGAGCCCGGCTTCGACCGGCTCCTCAACGAGACGCGCGCCCACTGGCGGGAGTGGAGGCGGGAGCGCGACGCCGACTTCTGTGACCTTCCCACCGGCCTGGTGGATCTCTACCGCCGGAGCCTCCTCATCATCCGCACGCAGATCGACACCGGCGGAGCGATCATCGCCGCCAACGACGGCGACTCCTCGATGTTCAACCGCGACACCTACAGCTACATGTGGCCGCGGGACGGCGCCCTGGTCGCGCACGCGCTGGACCTGGCGGGCTACCCCGAGCTGACCGAGAAGTTCTTCAAGTTCTGCGCCACGCTGATGCCCAAGCCGACCTACTACCCGGAGGGCTACCTGCTCCACAAGTTCAACCCCGACGGCTCCCTCGGCAGCTCGTGGCACCCGTGGGTCCGGGACGGGAAACCCAAGCTCCCGATCCAGGAGGACGAGACCGCGCTGGTCCTCTGGGCCCTCTGGCACCACTACGAGATGTCGGGCAACCGCGCGTTCGTGCGGTCGCTGTTCGAGCGCCTGATCCGACCAGCGTCCAGGTTCATGCTCCAGTACCGGCACGCGCCGACGGGGCTGCCGCTGGAGTCCTACGACCTCTGGGAGGAGCGGTACGGGGTGTTCACCTTCACCACGGCGGCCGTCTGTGCCGGGCTCGAGGCCGGCGCGAAGTTCGCCCGCCTGTTCAAGGACGCCGCCCTGGAGAAGCGGTGCCGGGAGGGGTACGAGGGGATGCAGGCGGCGGCCCTCGAGCACCTCTACCGATCGGACCTCGGCCGCTTCGCCCGGATGCTGAACCTGACGAACGACGGCTTCAGCGTCGACCCCACGATCGACTCGAGCCTCTACGCGCCGTTCGCGTTCGGCGTCCTCCCCCCCGACGCGCCGGAGATGGTCAACACCATGCGGGCGATCGAACAGCGCCTCTGGGTGCAGACACCGATCGGCGGGGTGGCGCGGTACGAGAACGACTACTACTACCGGCGGAGCGACGACATCGAGCGGGTCCCGGGAAACCCGTGGTTCATCTGTGCGCTCTGGCTGGCCCAGTGGTGGATCGCCATCGCCAAATCGCGGGACGATCTCCGGCGACCCCGGGAGATCCTCGAATGGGTGGCGGAGCACGCCCTGCCCAGCGGCGTCCTCGCCGAACAGCTCCACCCGTACACGGGCGAGCCGCTCTCGGTCTCGCCGCTGACCTGGAGCCACGCCGAGTACGTGAAGACGGTGCGGCTCTACTGCCAGAAATTCGAAGAGCTCGGCACCCCAGCGGGGAAGCGCCCACGCCGGGTCCCGGCTCGGCGGAAGCGCACCCCTTGA
- a CDS encoding phenylacetate-CoA oxygenase subunit PaaI, which translates to MSEGAKPERTSHAHPGLWPFWRKAYAQGDPLPALTCQVSRPNYRFDEGDALPVEYTALLLKLLRHEGERAGNKSFWGFMATCADVAEALAPSVEAKALKAEYLAEEMKHAILFHRLATGLAPDFALQDVPYTHYAFHLPRESWADDAFFHFFVDLNGAFHARDWRESSYLPLRKLAATVERDELGHSEMGYYFLQQLCAARAGRALTQQLLVKWYPAALDMFGRSDSPNAPKFIHWGLKSVGNAEIRQAYKGYVDRKLAALGLEPPDEHQNRHFL; encoded by the coding sequence CTGGCCCTTCTGGCGGAAGGCGTACGCCCAGGGAGACCCGCTACCGGCGCTCACCTGCCAGGTGAGCCGGCCGAATTACCGCTTCGACGAGGGCGACGCCCTCCCCGTCGAGTACACGGCGCTCCTCCTCAAGCTCCTCCGCCACGAGGGGGAACGGGCCGGCAACAAGAGCTTCTGGGGATTCATGGCGACCTGCGCCGACGTGGCCGAAGCCCTGGCCCCGTCGGTCGAGGCCAAGGCCCTCAAGGCCGAGTACCTGGCGGAGGAGATGAAGCACGCCATCCTCTTTCATCGTCTGGCCACCGGCCTGGCCCCGGATTTCGCCCTGCAGGATGTCCCCTACACCCACTACGCCTTCCACCTGCCCCGCGAGAGCTGGGCCGACGATGCCTTCTTCCACTTCTTCGTGGATCTGAACGGGGCTTTTCACGCGCGCGACTGGCGGGAGTCGAGCTACCTGCCCCTGCGGAAGCTCGCCGCCACGGTAGAGCGGGACGAGCTGGGGCACTCGGAGATGGGCTACTACTTCCTCCAGCAGCTCTGCGCGGCGCGGGCCGGTCGGGCTCTGACCCAGCAGCTCCTGGTGAAGTGGTACCCGGCGGCCCTGGACATGTTCGGCCGCTCCGACTCCCCCAACGCCCCCAAGTTCATCCACTGGGGGCTCAAGAGCGTCGGCAACGCCGAGATCCGCCAGGCGTACAAGGGGTACGTGGATCGGAAGCTCGCGGCCCTAGGCCTCGAGCCCCCCGACGAGCACCAGAACCGCCACTTCCTCTAG